The following proteins come from a genomic window of Athalia rosae chromosome 1, iyAthRosa1.1, whole genome shotgun sequence:
- the LOC105693319 gene encoding stabilizer of axonemal microtubules 2-like, with amino-acid sequence MKEFKSVQRLPILEHCIKRYVQPPREKSYAPEKFYCPPTKPIDAKTTYHLSYLNVDRATAGHAKTRAFKPVHSLDTSTGKISDETTNRMSFRANWGICKAKAYTPTRRTQAGQGPMQCTTTARHDYVPKYVQRMDLLKPCNNIRTSTGVLEDKTTAGLSYMNPGPTGPVVSYKPQGRYRPPEKSIEKHTTQKLSYQPFRVEKKEIYPWKLKPVYRWILFRQ; translated from the exons ATGAAAGAGTTTAAATCTGTACAAAGATTGCCGATCCTAGAGCAT TGTATTAAGAGGTACGTGCAACCACCGAGAGAGAAATCTTATGCcccagaaaaattttactgTCCTCCGACGAAACCCATTGATGCTAAAACAACTTATCATCTATCATACTTGAATGTTGACCGAGCAACAGCTGGTCATGCTAAAACGCGAGCTTTCAAGCCTGTTCACTCATTGGACACATCTaccggaaaaatttcagatgaaaCAACAAATCGTATGAGCTTTCGTGCCAATTGGGGTATTTGCAAAGCTAAAGCATATACGCCTACACGCAG gACTCAAGCAGGGCAGGGTCCAATGCAATGTACCACAACTGCACGTCACGACTATGTACCAAAATATGTTCAGAGAATGGATTTACTGAAACCCTGTAATAATATCCGCACAAGTACAGGAGTGCTCGAAGATAAGACCACTGCAGGTCTATCGTACATGAACCCAGGTCCTACAGGGCCAGTGGTTAGCTACAAACCACAAGGGCGCTATCGTCCCCCAGAAAAGAGTATAGAAAAACATACTACACAGAAGCTAAGTTATCAGCCATTTAgagtagaaaagaaagagatctATCCTTGGAAACTTAAGCCAGTGTACAGGTGGATATTGTTTCGGCAATAA
- the LOC125499767 gene encoding stabilizer of axonemal microtubules 1-like, translated as MEGATTYSKSYLQNENLTREQPLKPTSDSTIFPEGAEFTGKTIYGESFLACDIERPVPIRPCSNITVSDQKMSGYTTNKLSYLPVCAEKRGLIVPSRRNMMGDGPMESVTTNRHDFVPKIVPRPDLVIPCDNIHSSNQPLEDRTTATLSYMNPGPIDPITSYKPLSQYCRPSAKIEGETINKLSYQPWVPGPKMDLPWARKSQYKPPTAKMCEDSVYHKSYPAPGYYIEDCIDAEDPCPPESQENCGPNLLVCPP; from the exons ATGGAAGGTGCAACAACATACTCAAAGAGTTAtcttcaaaatgaaaatttaactcGGGAACAGCCTTTAAAGCCTACAAGTGATAGTACCATATTTCCTGAGGGTGCTGAGTTTACTGGTAAAACTATTTATGGTGAAAGTTTTCTAGCTTGTGACATTGAAAGGCCAGTTCCAATTCGTCCATGTAGCAATATTACTGTATCAGATCAAAAAATGTCTGGTTATACTACTAATAAG tTGAGCTACTTACCAGTGTGCGCCGAAAAAAGGGGACTCATAGTACCCAGTCGTAGAAATATGATGGGTGATGGACCCATGGAATCCGTAACGACAAATCGTCATGattttgtaccaaaaattgtCCCTCGACCCGATCTAGTTATTCCCTGTGATAATATTCACTCGTCTAACCAGCCTCTGGAAGATCGGACTACAGCTACTTTGTCATACATGAATCCAGGGCCGATAGACCCAATCACAAGTTATAAACCATTGAGTCAATATTGCAG accTTCGGCAAAAATAGAGGGGGAAACTATCAACAAATTATCCTATCAGCCATGGGTCCCAGGGCCCAAAATGGATTTACCTTGGGCTCGAAAATCACAATATAAACCACCCACAGCTAAAATGTGCGAGGATTCCGTGTACCACAAAAGTTACCCTGCCCCAGGTTACTACATCGAAGATTGTATAGATGCTGAGGACCCCTGCCCACCAGAATCACAAGAAAATTGTGGCCCCAACTTGTTAGTGTGTCCCCCATAA
- the LOC105693409 gene encoding signal transducer and activator of transcription 5B has translation MSLWAKAQQLPPDALQQVRSVYGEHFPIEVRHFLSTWIEDKVCRPDIEPDNPQYEQYIANLLPALIQELDSKAASINTEDLFLTKIKLIDAGKMFRQRYSQNPATLFRIIRHCLGTEMKLVAQAENIAGGLMNMTDGRVGMMVGDAVAVIAQQVEELRRTTQETGEDLRRMEQEQEAFAISYHECTKLNTHLQHLSTQPQSQQSLDLEKKIRRQKEQQEQLLNHKVAGLMQLRLTLADKLKDTIGRLANLQSKVLDDELIRWKRDQQLAGNGASFNSNLDSIQEWCESLAELIWHNRQQIKEAERLKLKLALDPPGVQDILPTLNSQITQLLSSLVTSTFIIEKQPPQVMKTNTRFTSTVRLLVGGKLNVHMTPPQVKVSIISEAQANALLKSDKMAKSGEASGEILNNTGTMEYHQATRQLSVSFRNMQLKKIKRAEKKGTESVMDEKFSLLFQSQFSVGGGELVFQVWTLSLPVVVIVHGNQEPHAWATVTWDNAFAEPGRVPFAVPDKVQWGQVAEALNVKFRSATGRPLTEDNLRFLGEKAFRGGNAGGQNYSAMPLSWAQFCKEPLPDRNFTFWEWFYAVMKLTREHLRGPWMDGYILGFVRKKQTEEMLAQCASGTFLMRFSDSELGGVTIAWVGDQTEVFMLQPFTSKDFAIRSLADRVSDLQHLLYLYPDLSKDQAFSKYYTPFTENQPTSNNGYVKPLLVTHVPGWGGPGVGGQTPSHSSVVGVGGGQGGPGGSYPTTPSSIFQAHSPDPSVTRDTPSVASSYAPGPGQSGVGRPSADMDYVEFIGNDLQPMDDNLNLDGLNGFGFSDFMQSYNPKPQ, from the exons ATGTCACTTTGGGCTAAGGCACAGCAGCTGCCGCCAGACGCACTCCAGCAAGTGCGCTCCGTCTATGGGGAACACTTTCCCATAGAAGTACGACATTTTCTATCCACATGGATCGAGGATAAAGTCTG CCGGCCCGATATTGAGCCAGACAATCCACAGTATGAGCAATACATAGCAAACCTGTTACCAGCCCTAATCCAAGAACTGGATTCCAAGGCTGCATCCATAAACACAGAAGATTTGTTTTTAACAAAAATCAAGTTAATAGATGCAGGCAAGATGTTCAGA CAGCGATACTCGCAGAACCCTGCAACATTGTTCAGAATCATCCGACACTGCCTGGGGACAGAAATGAAATTAGTAGCACAGGCTGAAAACATAGCTGGGGGACTAATGAACATGACAGATGGACGTGTAGGCATGATGGTTGGGGACGCGGTTGCAGTGATTGCACAACAGGTAGAGGAATTGCGCCGCACAACACAAGAAACCGGTGAAGATTTGCGCAGAATGGAGCAGGAACAGGAAGCTTTTGCCATCAGCTACCACGAATGTACAAAATTGAACACGCATTTGCAACATCTTTCTACCCAACCACAAAGCCAGCAAAGTCTCGATCTTGAAAAGAAGATACGCAG ACAAAAGGAACAGCAAGAACAGCTGCTAAATCACAAGGTAGCTGGTTTGATGCAGCTCCGTTTGACGTTAGCTGATAAATTAAAGGATACTATTGGGAGGCTCGCCAACTTGCAGTCTAAGGTGCTCGATGATGAACTAATCAG GTGGAAAAGGGATCAACAACTAGCAGGGAATGGAGCATCTTTCAACAGTAATTTGGATTCGATTCAAGAATGGTGTGAGAGTCTTGCCGAATTGATATGGCACAATAGACAGCAGATCAAAGAGGCTGAGCGCCTGAAACTGAAGTTGGCCCTTGATCCTCCTGGTGTACAGGATATTTTACCAACTTTGAACTCACAAATCACCCAGCTTTTAAGCTCACTTGTCACAAGCACTTTTATTATTGAGAAGCAACCACCACAG GTCATGAAAACCAATACTCGATTCACGAGTACAGTTCGTCTTCTGGTTGGCGGAAAATTGAATGTGCACATGACCCCTCCGCAAGTGAAGGTCAGCATAATTAGTGAAGCGCAGGCTAACGCTTTGTTGAAGAGTGATAAAATGGCAAAAAGTGGCGAGGCTAGCGGAGAGATTTTGAATAACACAGGCACTATGGAGTACCATCAG GCAACGCGACAACTTTCTGTCAGCTTCAGAAACATGCAGCTCAAGAAAATAAAGCGAGCAGAGAAGAAAGGGACGGAGTCTGTGAtggacgaaaaattctctcttctctttcaatCACAATTCAGTGTTGGAGGTGGAGAACTGGTCTTTCAAGTATGGACTCTCAGTCTCCCTGTGGTGGTGATTGTTCATGGTAATCAGGAACCACATGCCTGGGCCACAGTAACCTGGGACAACGCTTTTGCCGAACCTGGAAGAGTGCCATTTGCAGTCCCAGATAAAGTGCAGTGGGGCCAAGTTGCTGAAGCTTTGAATGTCAAATTCAGATCAGCTACTGGACGGCCTTTAACGGAAGACAATCTACGATTCTTGGGGGAAAAAGCTTTCCGAGGTGGAAATGCAGGCGGACAAAATTATTCAGCAATGCCCCTGAGTTGGGCTCAGTTTTGCAAGGAGCCACTACCTGATAggaattttactttttgggAGTGGTTTTATGCAGTTATGAAGCTGACCAGGGAACATTTACGAGGCCCTTGGATGGATGGCTACATACTAGGCTTTGTCCGAAAGAAGCAGACGGAGGAAATGTTGGCTCAGTGCGCTTCAGGAACTTTCCTAATGCGCTTTTCAGATTCAGAACTTGGCGGTGTTACTATTGCCTGGGTTGGTG ATCAAACAGAAGTCTTCATGTTACAACCATTCACCAGCAAAGACTTTGCTATTCGAAGCCTAGCTGATCGTGTCTCTGATCTACAACATCTGCTGTATTTGTATCCTGACCTTTCCAAGGACCAGGCCTTTTCGAAATACTACACACCATTTACAG AAAATCAGCCCACCTCAAATAATGGATACGTTAAGCCATTGTTAGTAACACATGTGCCTGGTTGGGGTGGTCCTGGAGTCGGTGGTCAAACGCCTTCACACTCATCAGTTGTTGGTGTGGGAGGAGGACAGGGAGGACCAGGTGGAAGCTATCCTACGACCCCATCTTCTATATTCCAAGCACACAGCCCTGACCCCTCCGTCACCCGAGACACCCCGTCTGTCGCATCAAG CTATGCTCCGGGCCCTGGCCAGTCGGGGGTGGGAAGGCCCAGCGCGGATATGGACTACGTAGAGTTCATCGGCAATGACCTGCAGCCAATGGATGACAATTTGAACTTGGATGGGCTCAACGGCTTCGGCTTCTCCGACTTCATGCAATCCTACAACCCCAAGCCCCAATAG
- the LOC105693412 gene encoding major facilitator superfamily domain-containing protein 10-like isoform X1 yields MKLEKNTSDENADNTKVVRVVFVSLLLDLLAFTMILPLLPALLDHYEQQDNKQGLYSTILSYIQRIQVYFDVPARFNSVLFGGFLGSMYSFLQFVSSPIVGALSDVYGRKPLMLLCLVGIAASYLLWAVSHNFALFVFARFVGGLSKGNVSLSMAIISDVTSPKSRGKAMALVGIAFSVGFVVGPMIGATFSCLSSGHREGQWYAIPALFALFLALSDLLYVWFNLSESLPPKYRAKTLVSGMSEALAYINPLDLFQFNGVSGLSSAELQSLRKLGRTYFLYLFVYSGLEFTLTFLTHHLLGFTSMQQGWMFLGIGLTMATLQGGWVRKIPAHKTKSIAELGLWLVIPSFICIGIAKGTLMLYFGVFLFAVSTAMVVTCMMTLVTRIGPESQKGSITGIFRSLGALARACGPVVTSIAFWSVGSTVTYLTGALALILPPLILRYTHTS; encoded by the exons atgaagttggaaaaaaataccagCGATGAAAACGCTGACAATACTAAAGTTGTGCGAGTGGTGTTTGTGTCCTTGTTGTTGGATCTTCTCGCTTTCACCATGATTTTACCCTTACTGCCAGCCCTTTTGGACCATTATGAACAGCAGGATAATAAACAGGGATTATACTCAACTATACTAAGTTACATCCAGAGGATTCAAGTGTATTTTGATGTGCCAGCTCGATTCAACTCTGTTTTGTTTGGAG GATTTTTGGGCTCCATGTACTCTTTCTTACAATTTGTGTCATCCCCAATTGTTGGAGCATTATCTGATGTATATGGGAGGAAACCGCTAATGCTGTTATGCCTAGTCGGGATAGCAGCTTCGTACCTCCTGTGGGCAGTATCGCACAATTTTGCTTTATTTGTCTTTGCCAGATTTGTTGGTGGCTTAAGTAAAGGCAATGTTAGTTTGTCCATGGCCATTATAAGTGATGTCACATCTCCAAAATCCAGAGGCAAAGCTATG GCTTTGGTAGGAATAGCATTTTCGGTAGGCTTTGTTGTGGGACCTATGATAGGTGCAACGTTTTCCTGTCTATCTTCTGGGCACAGAGAAGGTCAGTGGTATGCAATACCAGCCTTATTTGCTCTCTTCTTGGCACTCAGTGATTTACTTTACGTTTGGTTTAACCTGAGTGAAAGTTTACCTCCAAAATACAGAGCAAAAACTTTGGTTTCTGGTATGTCAGAAGCATTAGCATACATCAACCCTCTGGATTTATTCCAGTTCAATGGAGTATCTGGCTTGTCATCAGCAG AATTGCAGAGTCTTCGAAAATTAGGTAGAACATACTTCCTGTACCTGTTTGTCTACAGTGGATTAGAATTCACACTAACATTCCTAACGCATCATTTACTTGGATTCACTAGCATGCAGCAGGGTTGGATGTTTCTAGGCATCGGGCTGACCATGGCTACTTTGCAAGGTGGTTGGGTTCGCAAAATACCTGCTCACAAAACCAAATCTATCGCTGAACTG GGCTTGTGGCTGGTTATCCCATCATTCATATGCATCGGTATAGCTAAGGGAACCTTGATGTTGTATTTTGGCGTATTTCTATTTGCAGTGT CAACAGCTATGGTGGTGACATGCATGATGACTCTGGTAACCAGAATAGGTCCTGAAAGTCAAAAGGGTTCAATaactggaatttttcgatctcttGGAGCCCTTGCCCGAGCTTGTGGTCCAGTCGTTACTTCGATTG CATTTTGGAGCGTAGGCAGCACTGTCACGTATCTAACCGGTGCGCTGGCTCTAATATTACCACCTCTCATACTtcgatacacacacacgtccTAA
- the LOC105693412 gene encoding major facilitator superfamily domain-containing protein 10-like isoform X2: protein MYSFLQFVSSPIVGALSDVYGRKPLMLLCLVGIAASYLLWAVSHNFALFVFARFVGGLSKGNVSLSMAIISDVTSPKSRGKAMALVGIAFSVGFVVGPMIGATFSCLSSGHREGQWYAIPALFALFLALSDLLYVWFNLSESLPPKYRAKTLVSGMSEALAYINPLDLFQFNGVSGLSSAELQSLRKLGRTYFLYLFVYSGLEFTLTFLTHHLLGFTSMQQGWMFLGIGLTMATLQGGWVRKIPAHKTKSIAELGLWLVIPSFICIGIAKGTLMLYFGVFLFAVSTAMVVTCMMTLVTRIGPESQKGSITGIFRSLGALARACGPVVTSIAFWSVGSTVTYLTGALALILPPLILRYTHTS, encoded by the exons ATGTACTCTTTCTTACAATTTGTGTCATCCCCAATTGTTGGAGCATTATCTGATGTATATGGGAGGAAACCGCTAATGCTGTTATGCCTAGTCGGGATAGCAGCTTCGTACCTCCTGTGGGCAGTATCGCACAATTTTGCTTTATTTGTCTTTGCCAGATTTGTTGGTGGCTTAAGTAAAGGCAATGTTAGTTTGTCCATGGCCATTATAAGTGATGTCACATCTCCAAAATCCAGAGGCAAAGCTATG GCTTTGGTAGGAATAGCATTTTCGGTAGGCTTTGTTGTGGGACCTATGATAGGTGCAACGTTTTCCTGTCTATCTTCTGGGCACAGAGAAGGTCAGTGGTATGCAATACCAGCCTTATTTGCTCTCTTCTTGGCACTCAGTGATTTACTTTACGTTTGGTTTAACCTGAGTGAAAGTTTACCTCCAAAATACAGAGCAAAAACTTTGGTTTCTGGTATGTCAGAAGCATTAGCATACATCAACCCTCTGGATTTATTCCAGTTCAATGGAGTATCTGGCTTGTCATCAGCAG AATTGCAGAGTCTTCGAAAATTAGGTAGAACATACTTCCTGTACCTGTTTGTCTACAGTGGATTAGAATTCACACTAACATTCCTAACGCATCATTTACTTGGATTCACTAGCATGCAGCAGGGTTGGATGTTTCTAGGCATCGGGCTGACCATGGCTACTTTGCAAGGTGGTTGGGTTCGCAAAATACCTGCTCACAAAACCAAATCTATCGCTGAACTG GGCTTGTGGCTGGTTATCCCATCATTCATATGCATCGGTATAGCTAAGGGAACCTTGATGTTGTATTTTGGCGTATTTCTATTTGCAGTGT CAACAGCTATGGTGGTGACATGCATGATGACTCTGGTAACCAGAATAGGTCCTGAAAGTCAAAAGGGTTCAATaactggaatttttcgatctcttGGAGCCCTTGCCCGAGCTTGTGGTCCAGTCGTTACTTCGATTG CATTTTGGAGCGTAGGCAGCACTGTCACGTATCTAACCGGTGCGCTGGCTCTAATATTACCACCTCTCATACTtcgatacacacacacgtccTAA
- the LOC105693340 gene encoding protein PTCD3 homolog, mitochondrial translates to MFTLRNRLRSSRVPQNLFTSLQTLRDASTSQSIQIPPRIERGPTDILRALASTVKRDPTAAHYKYHDDPYLIPGSNSMKRTYALAQEAGRKAAIWIRQEHADLFQHRDADPVIPAFLPRAVYDENSEVSEEILSDAIKNARLTDAVAIYGLLKSKKGVSTELKQALLELLCYCNEQEPISEELTEERWFRRSFQNIKPKWKSSSVLEELFDSLKNEKNEIAAAAYNALICGTAKYLQIDRAWALYREAEEKGLPLFVRTYNSVLKLVQFAKENGPERQQLMWDLLRTMSHRNIKPNIGTFNACLQIACLLRCPHPGRDVALTLYKEMTNAGVQPSLGVYFSLFTIFCRSNGPVSEILIDILDKLEGKEMVIQDQQDLYFFVKAMEVARHHLMNVEVAHRIQKLLLNGNNYNMIGENYMESIYYRHYLTLVVQMEPLSKFMKLYDSLVPNIYIPESDVVEEILQSIEVEGFQAAAALLPRLWSQIVIFDYSHRESILKRVLQIMHTSCKPPPESPSNNEFARIAWDIWTRIEHQKPDSMRAHFKWTGDVLGQVATLSIRGGEFDRALTVFTYVMQKEGSFTGVVTKDDLITMLDACIENGHTAAALSVVTYAVNNGYSEAGQMGFTVAHSLSLSKAEENKLVNLVGKDVLQLHLG, encoded by the exons ATGTTCACGTTGAGAAATAGATTGCGAAGCAG CAGAGTACCTCAGAACCTATTTACGAGTCTCCAAACTCTCAGAGATGCTTCCACTTCTCAGAGCATTCAAATACCTCCAAGGATCGAAAGAGGACCTACTGACATTTTGAGG GCTCTCGCTAGCACTGTGAAACGAGACCCAACCGCTGCTCATTACAAGTATCATGATGATCCATATCTCATACCTGGATCAAACTCAATGAAGCGCACGTACGCACTAGCTCAGGAAGCGGGAAGAAAGGCCGCTATTTGGATACGTCAAGAACACGCGGATCTCTTTCAACACAGAGACGCTGATCCTGTTATACCG GCTTTTCTACCACGTGCAGTTTATGATGAGAATAGCGAGGTATCGGAAGAAATACTTAGCGATGCAATAAAAAATGCTCGATTGACTGATGCCGTCGCCATATATGGTTTgttgaagtccaaaaaaggCGTCAGTACCGAGCTTAAACAAGCTTTATTGGAATTATTATGCTATTGCAATGAACAAGAACCAATCTCTGAAGAACTCACCGAGGAACGCTGGTTTAGAAGATCATTTCAAAATATTAAACCCAAATGGAA ATCCAGTAGTGTTCTTGAAGAATTATTTGattcattaaaaaatgaaaaaaatgaaatagctGCAGCAGCATACAATGCATTAATCTGTGGTACTGCAAAATATTTACAG ATTGATAGGGCCTGGGCACTTTACAGAGAAGCTGAGGAAAAAGGGTTGCCGTTGTTTGTGCGAACTTACAACAGCGTCTTGAAATTGGTTCAATTCGCAAAAGAGAACGGACCTGAAAGACAGCAACTAATGTGGGATTTATTAAGAACTATGTCTCATCGAAATATTAAGCCTAATATTGGAACATTCAATGCATGTCTACAAATTGCGTGTCTATTAAGATGTCCCCATCCAGGAAGAGATGTAGCTTTGACCTTATACAAAGAAATGACGAACGCTGGCGTGCAGCCATCGCTCggcgtttatttttctctattcacaATTTTCTGTCGTAGCA ACGGGCCAGTGAGTGAAATTTTGATAGATATTTTGGACAAGCTAGAAGGAAAAGAGATGGTAATTCAAGATCAACAGGATTTATACTTTTTTGTAAAAGCAATGGAAGTTGCTAGGCATCACCTAATGAATGTCGAAGTAGCCCATAGAATACAAAAACTTCTACTCAATGGCAACAACTACAATATGATTGGGGAAAATTATATG gaaagTATTTATTACCGCCACTATTTGACACTTGTTGTTCAAATGGAGCCGTTGAgcaaatttatgaaattgtACGATAGTCTGGTGCCCAACATATACATACCAGAGTCGGATGTCGTTGAAGAGATTTTACAATCTATTGAAGTCGAGGGTTTCCAGGCAGCAGCAGCTCTACTACCTCGATTATGGTCTCAGATAGTGATTTTCGATTATTCACATCGAGAGTCTATCCTGAAACGTGTGTTACAGATTATGCATACTTCTTGTAAACCTCCTCCAGAATCCCCCAGCAATAACGAATTCGCCAGAATTGCTTGGGACATTTGGACACGCATTGAG CATCAGAAACCAGACAGCATGAGAGCTCACTTCAAATGGACTGGTGATGTGCTTGGGCAAGTCGCTACGTTATCAATCCGTGGAGGAGAATTTGACAGAGCGCTCACTGTTTTTACTTACGTAATGCAGAAGGAAGGTAGTTTTACCGGTGTTGTCACAAAAGATGATCTCATTACGATGTTAGATGCCTGCATTGAAAATGGACACACGGCGGCTGCTCTG